The Bombus fervidus isolate BK054 chromosome 6, iyBomFerv1, whole genome shotgun sequence genome contains a region encoding:
- the LOC139988330 gene encoding uncharacterized protein isoform X9: MPIYHYKLPTDIAYWPRGDSAASSLFGGMPGGYGLGAHHLPSAYAILGRGGSAPGFGGHTPASAPPPPPYSHSSLGTLSVAASQAASLGINPASAAWWTMASHLAAQDYLARLQGAAGLPGFPPGAESLLPPYPASLLNPPSLSSHKSSKSKSSKSHKMPASSSSSTTPSMTGSSLPVSTQAPVTSSHHSTSTSSTPNSQTNVVSSAKEGSDPSSILGGVRLPPDTEIIKYTSSIVGPKVPGTTNRGRKKTISLDTPSVSVHPPPVPALSAHQTNTTTSSLMMEPRKYNRTGTESNDYRESVDRVEVIKLPAHSTNGSALPAPSSYTTTTNASNSNDSDAPLNLSLKPSTTSSSSPISGSQPLSQLSNLSQSLLASDRTSRRKPGPKPRRVPQNSVPVPASPSPSLAQLFAAADSPQRPSSGSEESESASTTHHKDGRPRNLGRGVSKPKKNTVASLLAQSRALGIKPTPTLDPSVPLSHQVSLLRSNILAAQLHATATGQTDDKNQRSLQEKMKNKVLEVSGEESNMDVTSESGSNTDVVTDTDDDNADGVSSAKRRKVKPSERDLQVPLERGWKRETVIKGLGKSGVIKGDVSYYSPCGKTFRSSPDLAKFLEQQNPPDLTTANFSFSSRPLVGEFLQPTMGLAEAEFVRLGAQEVARRLEELRAAGGFRDVRTNNQYEREKLAYAKKLAKEEAQRHKEQARLIKEQEKTERQEAVRREREIRNQQLLEGRKRLAFTIKQKMKIIQEIERGKSKSDVARELGLASSTVATIWKNRESIAESWRNRDMMQHSDVEDSVAKKSGLPSSSSNLASVTSLVTNNTVLNTVNTTNSSTTGTTLPTAIVVAPPQVQVVPPPPPPPLPLPTTSATVIPSTSQPTQLSTPPISSTMSTGTTTTTNASMDNTQQAQTQTQSQELLEARKKRQEEVEKIRLEEQQRKQQERELKRQQAVMLKEQMYMQELTKQREMLYTVELERERRRQHMALVRALENRRKMEEREKKRLEARAERIATKEKRAEQRKVEMELIEQIRKPVEDMELTDHRSLPELKRLPGLKLSGQAFADIVMVFEFLHNFGETLGFDMESLPSLKSLQLALLNDEEAEEELLSVMTHLLVCAIEDPGIPQPARHTTGLGQSLRQADITHANISEVLRIYLYANATGEVKALTGVCLERERDKKFADHHQNGGDYASTCSGKNAQFYEHLHNNETWKMSERLRDKPFLALNPTHKAQMLAFLCNELLQNKAVIRQIEGSLETVAQLRKERFVLDTKIRKLRQLHSRKVRMEAVGVIVNKTGDTITIEKKEVDEEGNTTSTAVGTTPTPDEIHHEDEVEDMSENESEGTQPEEEEDKNLSGEELGKKLDKLLKQSEEQLQKLNSSSKQLRAHIFGQDRYWRRYWELACAGGIFVEAMESAEPEILELQAELDEKYKNVSMEEKSETKQEDTKVENRENEAPNDVKKEKKFNSSEQEADVKPLADKTKSEIDDVNCKKEPMQNCENLANMKEEKKNDLDNSMTDAKTNVTSEEIKQETEIVSMDVDIKEETKKENDEADEDTKPAVKIMEDKIVETIPNGDKFNHVNNLHNGKELNGTFISNNSNESNWFSILPRETCDTPGPSTKQIFGIAEPTELRIPVFPPPASPNYDRCDSPAPLILTQDEAAQLEYLKVHGLPPPGEAKPVPKDLRYGWWRITDVDTFQELLEHLHSRGVREKELKRTTWATMESFLAVTGKINVDPGNLTATELQATPDEPDTPIPKPDNPADWSEQVALRVDAQLLEQVEALEDKVANASMQIKGWKLPPRAGTEEAEEIEKLNEMEKISAVEQARQRLLSLEAAIERRYLKPPLGVCTGDPNLAALKAEQAAAANANSNNSDQSNQTPIPQEETTPRGLNNWREATARAHTSAQLAMALYMLEASIAWDKSIMKAVSLTPARNSVCVKLRNRCVSLKATTQYNQLLTTSQASNCQFCHSGDNEDKLLLCDGCDRGYHTYCFRPKMENIPDGDWYCHECMNKATGERNCLVCGKRVGKNLVLCELCPRAYHTDCHNPVMPKMPRGKWYCSNCHSKQPKKRNSSRRSHTKGAGTRESESSDHPPASPTPSTASNTHVEDVSSSEPATPTASPRKEGNNRTLTKKQQRELAPCKVLLEQLEQQDEAWPFLLPVNTKQFPTYKKIIKTPMDLSTIKKKLQDSVYKSRDEFCADVRQMFINCEVFNEDDSPVGKAGHGMRSFFEMRWTEITGAPPPHPQTHS; this comes from the exons atGCCAATATATCACTATAAATTACCTACAGATATTG CGTATTGGCCTCGAGGCGACAGTGCAGCTTCGTCGCTATTCGGCGGAATGCCGGGTGGGTATGGATTGGGGGCCCATCATTTACCATCGGCTTATGCCATCTTGGGCCGTGGTGGCTCTGCTCCCGGATTCGGGGGCCACACACCAGCTTCCGCTCCACCACCACCTCCATACTCCCATAGCAGCCTTGGTACTCTGAGTGTAGCTGCCAGTCAGGCTGCGAGTTTAG GTATCAATCCTGCTAGTGCAGCATGGTGGACAATGGCCTCACATTTAGCTGCACAGGACTACCTCGCGAGGTTACAAGGAGCAGCAGGGCTACCCGGATTTCCGCCTGGTGCCGAGAGCCTTCTGCCACCCTATCCTGCCTCTCTACTTAACCCACCGTCCCTATCGTCCCACAAATCTAGTAAGT CTAAGTCAAGCAAGAGTCACAAGATGCCAGCGAGTAGTAGCAGCTCGACGACGCCGAGTATGACGGGCAGCAGTTTACCGGTTTCGACTCAAGCACCAGTCACGTCGTCTCATCACAGCACGTCGACCAGCAGCACGCCGAATTCGCAAACGAACGTTGTCAG TTCTGCGAAAGAGGGCAG cgATCCTAGCAGTATATTAGGAGGTGTACGTCTGCCACCTGATACGGAGATTATCAAGTACACGTCGAGCATAGTCGGTCCAAAGGTTCCTGGCACAACGAATCGCGGCAGGAAGAAGACTATATCCTTAGACACACCTAGTGTGAGTGTTCATCCACCGCCGGTACCTGCTCTGAGTGCTCATCAGACAAACACCACGACATCTTCGTTAATGATGGAACCGAGAAAATATAATCGCACGGGG ACCGAATCGAACGATTATAGGGAGTCGGTGGATCGCGTAGAGGTGATCAAATTGCCGGCACACTCGACAAACGGCTCTGCCTTACCAGCGCCATCGTCGTATACAACAACCACTAACGCGAGCAATTCGAATGATTCGGACGCGCCGCTGAACCTCTCGCTGAAACCCTCGACGACGAGCAGTAGCTCGCCGATTTCAGGCAGTCAGCCGCTCAGTCAGCTCAGTAATTTAAGTCAGTCGTTACTCGCCTCCGATCGAACTT CGAGAAGAAAGCCAGGACCGAAGCCTCGAAGGGTACCACAGAATTCCGTACCGGTGCCAGCATCGCCGAGTCCATCCTTGGCGCAACTGTTCGCTGCAGCGGATTCACCTCAACGACCGAGCAGCGGAAGCGAGGAGAGCGAGAGCGCCAGTACCACCCACCATAAAGATGGTCGGCCGAGAAACTTGGGCCGTGGAGTATCTAAACCGAAGAAGAATACGGTGGCCTCGTTACTAGCTCAGAGTAGAGCTTTGGGAATCAAACCGACGCCCACTTTGGATCCTAGTGTGCCATTGTCTCATCAGGTCTCGTTACTTAGGTCGAATATTCTGGCTGCTCAATTGCATGCCACTGCCACTGGCCAGACCGATGATAAGAATCAG CGGTCTTTACAGGAGAAGATGAAGAACAAGGTGCTCGAGGTATCCGGTGAGGAGAGTAACATGGACGTGACGAGCGAGAGCGGCAGCAACACCGACGTTGTGACGGACACCGACGACGACAACGCGGATGGCGTGTCTAGcgcgaagagaagaaaagtgAAGCCTAGCGAGAGGGATCTCCAGGTGCCGCTTGAGCGTGGCTGGAAGCGAGAGACCGTCATCAAGGGATTAGGAAAGTCAGGGGTGATAAAGGGTGACGTGTCTTATTATAGTCCTTGTGGAAAGACGTTCAGGAGTAGTCCGGATTTGGCAAAG TTTTTGGAGCAACAGAATCCACCCGACTTAACGACGGCAAACTTTTCGTTCTCGTCTCGTCCGCTTGTGGGTGAATTCCTGCAGCCAACGATGGGTCTCGCGGAGGCGGAATTCGTTAGGTTGGGCGCTCAGGAAGTTGCGAGAAGATTGGAGGAGTTGAGAGCCGCAGGTGGTTTCAGGGACGTGCGAACAAACAATCAGTACGAGAGGGAGAAACTGGCATATGCAAAAAAGCTAGCGAAAGAGGAGGCGCAACGGCACAAGGAGCAAGCTAG GCTCATCAAGGAGCAAGAGAAAACAGAAAGGCAGGAGGCAGTAAGGCGAGAGCGGGAGATTCGAAATCAACAGCTGCTCGAG GGTCGAAAGCGGCTAGCGTTCACGATCAAGCAGAAAATGAAGATCATCCAAGAGATCGAACGCGGTAAGAGCAAGAGCGACGTGGCGCGCGAGCTGGGTCTGGCTAGCAGCACGGTGGCCACCATTTGGAAGAATCGGGAAAGCATCGCGGAGAGCTGGAGGAACCGCGACATGATGCAGCATTCTGATGTCGAGGACTCGGTCGCAAAAAAGTCCGGCCTGCCCTCATCGTCGTCGAATTTGGCGTCCGTCACGTCGTTGGTGACGAACAATACGGTGTTAAACACCGTCAACACCACCAACAGTAGCACCACCGGCACCACGTTGCCCACCGCCATCGTGGTGGCACCGCCACAGGTGCAGGTGGTGCCGCCGCCACCACCACCGCCTCTCCCATTGCCGACCACCTCCGCCACGGTCATCCCGTCGACGTCGCAACCGACGCAGCTCTCCACACCGCCAATCTCCAGCACCATGTCCACAggcaccaccaccaccaccaacGCCAGCATGGACAATACTCAGCAGGCCCAGACCCAGACGCAAAGTCAGGAGCTTCTGGAG GCTCGGAAAAAACGGCAGGAAGAGGTGGAGAAGATACGACTGGAAGAGCAACAACGGAAGCAACAG GAACGAGAACTGAAGCGGCAGCAGGCGGTTATGCTGAAAGAACAG ATGTACATGCAGGAGCTCACCAAGCAGCGCGAGATGCTCTACACCGTCGAGCTG GAGAGAGAACGAAGGAGACAGCACATGGCGTTGGTTCGAGCGTTAGaaaatcgacgaaaaatggaggaaagagagaagaaacggTTAGAGGCGAGAGCCGAGAGAATAGCGACGAAGGAGAAACGAGCTGAACAGAGGAAGGTCGAGATGGAACTGATCGAACAGATCAGAAAGCCTGTCGAGGACATGGAGCTAACGG ATCACAGATCACTGCCAGAATTGAAACGACTACCTGGTCTCAAGCTGTCCGGTCAGGCGTTCGCAGACATCGTGATGGTGTTCGAATTTCTGCATAATTTCGGCGAGACTTTAGGCTTCG ATATGGAATCGCTGCCAAGCCTAAAAAGCCTTCAACTTGCGCTGCTAAATGACGAGGAAGCCGAGGAAGAACTCCTTTCCGTGATGACACATCTGTTAGTATGCGCGATCGAGGATCCAGGAATCCCTCAACCAGCAAGGCACACAACCGGTCTTGGTCAAAGTTTACGTCAAGCTGATATAACGCACGCTAACATCAGCGAAGTCTTACGAATCTACTTATACGCGAACGCGACAGGAGAAGTGAAGGCTTTGACAGGAGTATGTTTGGAACGGGAACGCGACAAGAAATTTGCTGATCATCATCAGAATGGCGGTGACTATGCCTCGACCTGTTCAGGCAAGAACGCCCAATTCTACGAACACTTGCACAACAACGAAACATGGAAGATGTCCGAGAGGCTGAGGGACAAACCGTTCCTGGCCTTGAATCCCACGCATAAAGCGCAGATGCTCGCGTTTCTCTGCAACGAGCTATTGCAGAACAAGGCTGTGATCAGACAGATCGAGGGTAGCTTGGAGACGGTGGCTCAATTGAGGAAAGAGAGATTTGTGTTGGATACAAAAATTAGGAA attGAGGCAGTTGCATAGTCGAAAGGTTCGAATGGAAGCAGTTGGCGTAATCGTTAACAAAACTGGAGATACTATTACGATCGAGAAGAAAGAGGTTGACGAGGAAGGTAACACGACGTCGACAGCAGTGGGGACGACACCCACTCCTGATGAAATTCATCACGAAGACGAGGTTGAAGACATGTCCGAGAATGAGAGCGAAGGAACTCAGCCCGAGGAG GAGGAGGACAAAAATCTGTCCGGCGAAGAGCTGGGTAAGAAATTGGATAAACTGTTGAAACAGTCAGAAGAACAATTGCAGAAATTGAACAGCTCCTCGAAACAGCTACGAGCACATATATTTGGACAAGACAGATACTGGAGAAGATACTGGGAGCTGGCATGCGCTGGTGGCATCTTCGTCGAAGCTATGGAAAGCGCTGAACCAGAAATCCTAGAGTTGCAGGCTGAACTAGACGAAAAGTACAAAAACGTGTCGATGGAGGAAAAGTCAGAAACGAAGCAGGAGGACACCAAAGTCGAGAATCGCGAGAACGAAGCTCCTAACGACgtaaagaaggagaagaaattCAATTCGAGCGAGCAAGAGGCCGACGTCAAGCCTTTGGCGGACAAAACGAAATCTGAAATTGACGATGTTAATTGCAAGAAAGAACCTATGCAAAACTGCGAGAATTTGGCGAACatgaaggaagagaaaaagaacgatTTGGATAATTCGATGACCGATGCGAAGACCAACGTCACGTCTGAGGAGATTAAACAAGAAACAGAGATAGTTAGTATGGATGTCGATATCAAAGAAGAGACGAAGAAGGAGAACGACGAAGCAGATGAAGACACGAAACCAGCGGTGAAGATAATGGAAGATAAAATCGTCGAAACAATTCCAAACGGTGATAAGTTCAACCATGTTAACAATCTTCATAATGGAAAAGAGTTAAACGGCACCTTTATATCTA ATAATAGCAACGAATCCAATTGGTTCTCGATTTTACCTCGCGAGACTTGCGATACTCCAGGACCAAGTACCAAGCAAATATTTGGAATAGCCGAACCAACCGAACTGAGAATACCAGTGTTCCCTCCGCCGGCTAGTCCAAATTACGACAGGTGTGACAGTCCAGCTCCTTTGATTTTGACTCAAGACGAAGCAGCGCAACTTGAGTATTTGAAAGTGCATGGTTTACCACCCCCTGGAGAAGCCAAACCAGTACCAAAAG ATTTGAGATATGGTTGGTGGAGAATAACGGACGTAGACACGTTTCAAGAACTATTGGAGCACCTTCATTCTCGCGGTGTTCGCGAGAAGGAactaaaacgtacaacgtgggcGACCATGGAATCTTTCCTAGCTGTTACGGGCAAGATCAACGTGGACCCTGGTAACCTGACTGCTACCGAACTTCAAGCGACACCAGATGAACCTGACACACCGATTCCAAAACCAGACAACCCGGCTGACTGGAGTGAACAAGTCGCATTACGGGTAGATGCGCAGCTTTTGGAACAAGTCGAGGCTCTAGAAGATAAAGTGGCAAATGCCAGCATGCAGATCAAAGGCTGGAAGTTACCTCCACGAGCAGGAACCGAAGAGGCGGAAGAAATTGAGAAACTGAACGAAATGGAGAAAATTAGCGCGGTTGAACAAGCTCGACAAAGGTTACTATCCCTGGAAGCAGCTATTGAAAGGAGATACTTAAAACCACCGTTAGGCGTTTG tacTGGAGATCCAAATCTAGCGGCCTTAAAGGCAGAACAAGCGGCCGCTGCGAACGCAAATTCGAATAATTCGGATCAGAGCAATCAGACCCCGATACCTCAAGAAGAAACAACTCCAAGAGGGCTGAACAACTGGCGAGAAGCAACGGCTCGAGCACACACGTCCGCTCAGCTCGCCATGGCGCTTTATATGTTGGAAGCCAGCATCGCTTGGGACAAGAGCATCATGAAGGCTGTGAGTCTAACACCAGCTAGAAACTCGGTCTGCGTCAAGCTACGAAACCGCTGCGTCTCACTCAAAGCTACCACTCAATACAATCAGCTATTGACTACTTCTCAGGCCTCT AATTGTCAGTTCTGTCATAGCGGAGATAACGAAGACAAactattactgtgtgatggtTGTGACCGCGGCTATCATACTTATTGTTTCCGTCCAAAAATGGAAAACATTCCTGATGGTGACTG GTATTGTCACGAATGCATGAACAAAGCTACAGGGGAACGAAACTGTTTGGTATGTGGAAAGAGGGTTGGTAAAAATTTAGTGCTATGTGAACTCTGTCCACGGGCTTATCACACTGACTGCCACAATCCTGTTATGCCAAaa ATGCCAAGGGGTAAATGGTATTGTTCTAATTGCCACAGTAAACAACCAAAGAAGAGAAATAGTAGTCGAAGGAGTCATACCAAAGGGGCAGGCACCAGAGAAAGTGAAAGTTCTGATCATCCACCAGCTAG TCCAACGCCGTCAACGGCATCGAACACACACGTAGAGGACGTCAGTTCATCGGAACCGGCAACCCCAACTGCTTCGCCACGGAAGGAGGGAAACAATAGGACGCTCACGAAGAAACAGCAACGAGAGTTGGCTCCTTGTAAGGTGCTACTCGAACAGTTGGAGCAACAGGACGAGGCCTGGCCGTTCCTCTTGCCGGTGAACACCAAACAGTTTCCTACCtacaagaaaattattaaaacaccCATGGATCTCAGTACGATCAAGAAGAAATTGCAGGACTCCGT GTACAAGTCTCGCGATGAGTTTTGCGCCGATGTCAGACAGATGTTCATCAACTGCGAGGTATTCAACGAGGATGACAGTCCCGTGGGGAAGGCTGGACACGGGATGCGCAGTTTCTTCGAAATGCGTTGGACCGAGATTACTGGCGCACCACCTCCACACCCACAAACGCATAGCTGA